CGAAAAAAACCGGCCCACGCGGCCGCCCATGAAGGCCAGCGGGACGAAGATGACGATCAGCGAAAGCGTCGTCGCCATGACCGCGAGCGAGATCTCGTGCGTCGCCTTCGACGCCGCGCTCATCGGCGGCTCGCCCCTTTCCTCGACGTGGCGGAATATGTTTTCCAGCACCACGACGGCGTCGTCGATCACGATCCCGACCGCGAGGATCAGCCCCAGCATCGTGATGTTGTTCAAGGTAAACCCCATGATGCGCATGAGCGTAAACGTCGCGATGATCGACGCCGGGATGGCGACGGAGGCGATCAAGGTGCTGCGCCAATCGTGCATGAAGAGAAAGACGGTGAGCGCGACCAGCAGCGCGCCCAGGATCAGATGGAGCTTGACCTCTTGATAGGAAGCCTTGATGAAGCGGGACTGATCGACGGTGACTTCGCTCCGGATGTCCGGCGGCAGCGTCGAACCGAGCTGCTGAAGGCGCGCCTTGACGCGGTCCACGACCTCCACGGTGTTGGTTCCGGACTGTTTTCTGACGATCATCTGCACGGCGGGCGCGCCGTCGAGGCGCGCGAGGCTCCGCTGCTCGACGACGCCGTTTTCCGCCGCGCCGACGTCGCGGATCATGATCGGGCGGCCCTGGAAATTCCCGACGATGAGGTCGTTGAAATCTTCCGCTCGCGCCACGCGGCCCATCGTCCGGAGCACCAGCTCGCGGCGGTTTTCGTCGATCCGGCCGCCGGGGATCTCGATGTTCTGGGCCTGGACGGCGCGCTTCACCTGGGCGATCGAAAGGTTGTACGCCGCGAGCCGGTCGGGATCGACGTCGATGTTGATCGTCCGCTCCTGCTGCCCGACCATGATCACCTGGCCGACTCCGCGAAGCGTCTCGATGTCTTCCTTGATCTGCTTGCGGGCGATCTCGCTCACCTCGCGGAGATTTCTCCCGGCCGAGACGGCGATCTTCATCACCGGCATCGCGTCCACCTGGAATTTCTGAATCACCGGCGGGTCGGTGCCGACGGGAAGCTGGGAGAGGATCGTCGAAACTTTGTCGCGCACCTCCTGGGCCGCCACGTCGCCGCTTTTTTCCAGGATGAATTGAACTTGGATGACGGAGATGCCGTCCTTGATGACGGCACGGAGCTCGTCGATGCCGTCGATCGTGTTGATCGCTTCTTCGATCGGCTTGGTGACGGCGGTTTCCATCTCCTCGACGCTGGCGCCTTTGAGCGTGGTCGTGATCGTTACCGTCGGAATATCGACGTTGGGATAAAGGTCGACGCCCAGGCGCGCATAGGAGAACATCCCCAAGACCACCAGCGCGGTGATCAGCATGGTGGCAAAGACCGGGCGCCGGATGCAGATGTCCACTAGACTCATGGTTGTTCCAGGTTCATGGTTTTTGGCCGTTCATGGCTGCTGGGCCTGTCCCTCGCGCGGCATCACCGGCCCGGAGACTTTGATCGGTGTGCCATTGGTGAGCCGCGTCAGCCCCGATATGACAACCAGGTCGCCCGGCTTGACGCCGGTGACTTCGACCTCGTTGGCGCCTACTCTACCCGCTGTTTGGACGACGCGCTCGCGCGCGACGTTGTTTTCCGTCCCTCGATTACCCTCGGGATCGTGAGGCTCTCGAACGACGACGAATACTTTGCTGACGCCGGCGAAAGAAACCACCGCCTGCTGCGGCACCGTCGTGGCATTGGGATCGACGCGGGTCGTGACCGTCGCATGAGCGAAGAACCCGGGCTTCAACCGGCGCTCGGGGTTTTCCACCAGCCCCTCGACCATGAACGAGCGGCTGGCCACTTCCGATGAAGGGCTGATGCGGGTGAGCTTCCCCTTGAACGCCGCGTTGGGAAACGAGTCCACGCGAATCTCCACGCTTTGGTCGGCTTGGACCTCGGGGGCGAAGCGCTCCGGAATCATGCCGCGGAGCTTCAGCGGGTTGTCCTGGACGATGGTAAATAACGGCGCGGCGATCTTGACGTATTCCCCCGCCGAAACGGAGCGCTTGCTGACCGAGCCCGCGATCGGCGCGGCGATCGCGGTGTCGCGCAATTTTTTTCGCGCCGTTTCCAATTGCGCTTCTTTGGCATAGACGCCGGCGAGCAGCGCCTTGGCTTCCTCGATGCTGGTTTTGTAGCTGGCGTTGGCCGTCCTGGAGCGCCACTCGGCGGTGTCGTACTCCTGCGCCGCGATGAGTTGCCGCTCATGGAGCGTCTTGATGCGCGCGAGGTTGCGCTCGGCGTCGTCGAGATCGGCTCTGGCTTTGAGCACGAGGGAGGTCTGCGTGAGATCGAAGTCCGGCGGCGGGATTTTGTCCAATCCCAGCTTGGCCAGCATCTCTTTCAAGTTGCTCTCGTGCTGGCGGATGGCGAAGCGGAATTCCGTGTCATCGATCTTGGCGAGCGTCTGACCGCGCGCGACGCGGTCGCCGAGATCGACGGCGAGAGAGCCGATCCTTCCGTCCACCTCGGTCGAGACCGTCACTTCTTCATTGGCGTAAAGCGTGCCGACGAATTCGACCGAACGCGCCACTTTCTGGGCGCGCACCGGCGTCACGGTGACGGGCACCGGCGCCTCGGCCTTTTGCGGCTTGGTTTCTTTGGATGCGGAGCTGCGGTTGCAGCCGGATAGCGCAAGGGCGAGGAGGAGGACGGCTATCAAAAATGGTTTCATCGCTCAAGTACGGCCAGTTTGGCGCTCTTGCGGCGCAAGATGCCGATGAAACCGATCAGGTCCCGAGTGTCGCGCTCCAGCGAGTTTGCGCTTCGGCCTATCATCCGTCGTACCGCCGTGCTGATCGTCATCTCGTTGATATAAAAGGCGGCCAGAGCCGTATCCATCGCCGGGAAAATCTTTTGCTTGATGCCCTCGTCGAGGAACTTTTTCAGACGCCCCTCGTGCCTTTCGCGGTATTTCAGCAGTCGCTGCGCCTGTTTTCCGCGCGGGCTGTCGCGCAGCAGCCGCCGGTCGAGCAGCAGCGCCCTGAGGAGATCTGTTTGCTCTTCCATAATATCGAGCTGCGCCTGGACCGTTTGGCACAGCCGCTCCCACGGCGGGGCCTTGGGATCGACCCGGGCCTGGATCTTCCGCAACATCTCCGAAGCCATCTCCTCGATGGCGTCCATAATCAGATGGTCCTTGTTGCGAAAGTAAAGGTAGATCGCCCCTTTCGTCATGCCGGCTTCCGCGCCGACCCGCTCCATCGTGACGGCATCGAACCCTTCTTCGGCGATGACCTTCCGCGTCGCCTCGAGGAGCGAGCGCGTGCGGAAGCTCTGCAGCACGTCTTTACGCCTTGAATTTGTGGCCGATTGAATCATAATTCAGTAAACTGAATACCCGTTCAGTATTCCCACGGGGCACCCGAAATGTCAAATAAAGGCGTCTTTGCTTTGTCCGGGAAACGATATATATAAAAGCTCCTTGACGCTTCGCAAGGGAGGTATTTATGCCTGGATTTAGATTTGCGTTGGCTGCGCTTTTTTCTCTGCTGGCGATCGGCGGGAATCCCGGTCGGAGCCTGGCGGCGGAGGCTCCGGCTCCGCCGGTGGGCGAGCAGATCGAGTTGAAGCGCGAGGCGGCGGGA
This DNA window, taken from Candidatus Binatia bacterium, encodes the following:
- a CDS encoding efflux RND transporter periplasmic adaptor subunit; the encoded protein is MKPFLIAVLLLALALSGCNRSSASKETKPQKAEAPVPVTVTPVRAQKVARSVEFVGTLYANEEVTVSTEVDGRIGSLAVDLGDRVARGQTLAKIDDTEFRFAIRQHESNLKEMLAKLGLDKIPPPDFDLTQTSLVLKARADLDDAERNLARIKTLHERQLIAAQEYDTAEWRSRTANASYKTSIEEAKALLAGVYAKEAQLETARKKLRDTAIAAPIAGSVSKRSVSAGEYVKIAAPLFTIVQDNPLKLRGMIPERFAPEVQADQSVEIRVDSFPNAAFKGKLTRISPSSEVASRSFMVEGLVENPERRLKPGFFAHATVTTRVDPNATTVPQQAVVSFAGVSKVFVVVREPHDPEGNRGTENNVARERVVQTAGRVGANEVEVTGVKPGDLVVISGLTRLTNGTPIKVSGPVMPREGQAQQP
- a CDS encoding TetR/AcrR family transcriptional regulator, whose product is MLQSFRTRSLLEATRKVIAEEGFDAVTMERVGAEAGMTKGAIYLYFRNKDHLIMDAIEEMASEMLRKIQARVDPKAPPWERLCQTVQAQLDIMEEQTDLLRALLLDRRLLRDSPRGKQAQRLLKYRERHEGRLKKFLDEGIKQKIFPAMDTALAAFYINEMTISTAVRRMIGRSANSLERDTRDLIGFIGILRRKSAKLAVLER